DNA sequence from the Suricata suricatta isolate VVHF042 chromosome 14, meerkat_22Aug2017_6uvM2_HiC, whole genome shotgun sequence genome:
ACATTCCAATCCCAATACTTTCACTTAGCTAGGTTTTTAATGCTTGCTGTAGAATTTGACTTACCCAGTAGTTCAATTCACATCACTAATTTTGATAAGTATATTCACACTGGGAGTGTGGGTTTTGTGTATTTCAAAAGGCCTGCAATCTGCATTCTGGGGTGAAAGGATTTTTCCTTGTACAGGACTGACACAAACTTTGTAGAATCTAGCATCCTTGGTCCCTACTGAGTAAATTCCGGTCGGACTCCTCTCCAGGCCCCAAGTCATTTTGAGAAGAAACATCCCCATCATTTCTAAGGGAGTGGTATCACCCCTAGCCGAGGCCCACAGGTTTAGAGCAAACCAGAAAGTTCCATAAAACAATGACTGAAGGACAAACAGCTCCTTTGACTCTGCATTCAGTATTCCAGCAAACAAATCCAGATTTCATACGCTAGCTTCAATCCCGCACGCACAAGTTCTCATTACATTTCTCTGTATTCTGTTAATAAATACGGACAGATTCAACAAATTgccaaaatgccatttttaacCCAGAGGACCAATCCCTATGTTCTCTGCCAACTGCAGCAATAAGCCCGGGCAGCAGGAAAGCCCAGGACTGCACAGGGTGCTGGCTTACATTTGAGGCAGCAGCCACAGAACAAAAAGGATACTGGACAGATTATCATCCTGTCAAATTGAAGCTTTAAGAAAAggatgctgggtttttttttttctttttaaaatgatttattatcaAAAAGCTTGCTCCCTGTCACTGCTGGATCAGTTCAGCAACGCAGCTCTATCCTTTTTAAGATGGTTAGGACCCAAATAATTTCAGACCAAAACTAGAagcacaaccaccaccaccacgacaGCCACCACGTTGGCCGATGGCTCAGGAACGTATTCACAGACACGTCAGTATGCATTCCGGAACCCAGGTTCATTTCTTTATCGGAATGCCAATCACCATAAAGTCTTCTGCTAGAGTCACTTCTTGAAGATCCAACACTGATTCGGCTTGCTTTTTAAGTTCTATAATCccatctgtttctccttctctggcCAAGGCCACTGGTTTGTACCTCTGACTAAAGTGAGTCAGAACTAGCCTCTTTGCTTGGCACAACTTCGCAAACGCCGCTGCCATCTGGGGTGTGCTGTGGCCGTGCTCCTTCGCTTTGTCCATCTGGGCATCATCTAGGGTCGCTTCATGGATCAGCAGGTCTGCTTCAAAGCACAGCTTCACTCCTCCATCACCCACAATCCCAGAACAGTCACCCAGGATGCAGATTTTTCTTCCAACAATGggcttttttaaaacatcttggGGAGAAATTGTAACTCCATTTTCCAGAACAACAGAAATTCCATTTTTCAGCTTCCCGTAGGCAGGACCTGGCGGAACACCTAATGGTGGGGGCAGAGAACATGGCATCATGGGAACGGAATTTGTGACTTGTTAAGAGAGAGTCCGTTTTAACAGCACCAAAATGGAAAAGGCATCCAACTCTTTTCATAattgtcataaatattttattacttgcaGAAAGCtggaatatttatacatttttaaagttcagtgCTGGCTATTGATGTTAGTGATGCCCGAGTACTGAAAACATTTCCCAAGTACATGTGTCAGATGAGTTTAAAGCCTTTAAGTCCCACTAGGACCTTCTTACGATAAAGCTCTTTGCTTTGATTCTCTGCTGTGAATGGAAAGAACAGTTTCTGAGACTGCTTTACTTAACAAGCCCCTCTTTGAGTAAATGTAAGAAGCCCATTTAAATAATGACAAAGTACCTACAAACTGactaacttaataaaaaaaattgtttgaggGGATTGTTTGGATCACAAGATCAAGGAGAATTTTCTGGCAATTATACATAATCTTTTTCGACCAGGGGTAGTTCCATGTTTACCAAATCAGGCTTGGTAAGCCTTATATTAATGACTTTACATTAATCTAGAACAACACCTGATCATCCCTCTGAACAAAACCTATAAACATACAGAATGCGTTCACTAATTCCAACATACCTCATATTTAAGGTGTCCCAATATAATAGTATCTCCACAGCTTTTAGATCATAAAAATACCCTTGGCTTAAGTCACTCTTCCTCATTATTTAGCATTTTGTTTTAGTTGGGGAAAAAGGAAGAGTTTGCCTAAAGAAacaaatctaggggcgcctggggggctcagtcagttaagcatctgacttcagctcaggtcatgatctccaagctcatgagtttgagccccacgttgggctctttgctgatagcccagaacctggagcctgcctctcggattttgcatctccctctctctgtccctccccctcttgcactctgactctctctgtctctgtctctgtctatctctttctctcaaaaataaattaaaaaaaaaaaaaagaactaaatctaCCAAAGATACCATCATGCTTTTTGTAGGCTCTGCAAGGCCATGACAaggaaggtggtgatggtggacGTAAAAGAGGTGCTGAAGGTCCCCTCACGCTCGACAGCCCGGCATGGAGGAGGTGCAAAGTCTCGACGGGCCCAAGTCTATCTCTGTGTCTATCATCTTGCTTCTCCCTATGATGAACTCAGGCATGTAAAACAGTTGAGGCGCAGTATTCTGAACACCAACTTAACTTAATCAAGGTTGAACGAGTAGGCAAagttgacaaagaaggaaaatcctGAACTAGCTGGTTGTAGCTGCAAGGTTAAGAACTCTGGCAAAAATTCTTAGGCCAAACAGGTCACTGAAAGCATATTTCAAAAGgaagacatgaaaaaataaaagcctagaCGTGGGACAACAAGCACCTGCCACACAAGACAGCATTAGCTGAATGTGAGACAGACTATAAATGTGGGTCCAGGGAGCTGAAGAGAAAAGGATTCGAGTATCTACTTGGGTTTCGGTCTGAATAGCATCTTTTGGCCTCAAGACTTTCCCTTAATAAGCAGACTTTGGGCAAAAGAAATAAGTGGAGAAAATGTCAGTTTGGGGCCtgggagacaggaaaggaaggTTATTATGACACTTGTAGGAGCTTCAGCCAACAGCAGCTCAAGtgatgagaagaagaagaaaagaaaccacttACCAAGGTCTTTCAGTTTCTGCGCGTTGAGTTTGCCTGGGCGTTTCTTTTCCACAACTGAAAACCCAAAGGAGGGAATTCGGTGAAAGAGGCGAAATGCTTTTACAACAAACTGTTCATCATCAACCAGAAGGTATGAGTTTTCTTCTGAGTCTAGTAGGATAGTTCTTCCTTGTCCCTCTTTGGGAGGACTGTCTGTTTTATCCACGTGTGTAAATTCTTTTAGCTCTTCGGTGGGACACTGATCTGCCGTAGGCACCAGCTCGTGGACCACGTAGGGGAAGACCAGCTCTGTATGGGAGAGTTCCATGGTGCGCCAGATAAAGTCCCGAAGCCCAGCAGGGCCATAGATTTCAATAGGCTGTTTGGTGACCACAGAGCCACTCTGCAGGCTGATGGTGCAGAGGAGGCCAGGAAGGCCAAAGAAATGGTCTCCATGAAGATGTGTGATGAAGATCTTGGTAATTCTCCCTTTTGATTgaggcagagaaataaaattgggagttctttcagaaataaaaacctaTACAAAGCTACTTGAGACATGTATAACAACTTACACAGAAAGCAGCAAAATTTAGAATTCTATTTATCACCATAAACttacttctttatgtttttctacaTGATTCCAGAAGCAAGAAAGACAGGCTTTATGTTTTAATGAGATCTAACTTTTTTCATAAAGCATCTTCAAATTACATAGTACTGCAGTTGTAAGAATATTTTCCTACATATCTtcttacagaaagaaagaaaggaaagaaaagtaaagggaagaaaagggaaacaaaaagtgtacaagaaaaggaagaagagaagagaagagaaacaggggtgcctgagtggctcagtcagctgagcgtctgacttcagctcaggtcatgatcttgcagtcagtctgtgggttcaaacccagcatcaggctctgtgctgacagctcagaccctgttgcctgcttcagattctatgtatccctctctctctgcccctcccctattcatgctttgtctctgtctctgaaaaatgaataaaccataaaaaagtttttaaaaaaaaacaacaacaaaaaaacggGAAACAAAAAGTGTACCAAAATCGTTCACTTACACTAGGCAGGCCCCAAGCGTCAAGAGCATCTGACAGTTACAGTGCCCTCTACTGCTCCCTCTGAGAATAACAAATACATGCCTCCAGCAAAACAAATGTTCCCCGGGTTCCAACTGGACCAACGCCTGAACCCAAAGCTGCCATTTAAGGACTCTCTATACCAGACAGAGATTAACTAACcaagacagagcctgcttgtctGAGtgaggttgaagggggaggagaaaaaggaagatgatgaaacaggagggagaaaggaggaggcaggagaggaaaggggTGCAGAACCCAGAAGGGAGGCGGGCAATAGATGACAGAATGTAGATCAGAGGGCAGATCCCCTACGGTGTTATGTAAAGGGACATGGGTCCATGTCTTCTTTTCCATGAGAGGTAACACAATGGCTTTTTCAGTACATACTGGCTTTGGTCGTAACTTGAACTAGCCAATGGTAAACTGAATTTATTGCTGGTATGTGGCATGATGCCACATAGGTATTTTTCTGAGATGCACCATAAGgcattttaaaagtaacaatCCCAATGAACACAATTCAGTAAAACAGAGGCTTCTGGTCCTAGCTCATGGCCCacctatttcaaatatttgatacCATAAAAGAACAGGAACAGTTTATTGATACCATAAAAGAACAAGAATAGTTTATTGTAATGTGATTTGTCCTGTGACATCCAAGTAAGTCTTTCCAGAGTTAAGACATCAAACCCAGGCCCCAAGGCAGAGAACAGCCTGGGCAGAGGCTGACTTGAGATCTGGAGAATCCCGAGGCACTCCAGAAGTGTCCTCAGTAAtgctcctttttgttttctttttttagtccctgtttttgctgttttttgaCTTCTTGGAACACTTTCATCACCGCCCCTCTTCCTGCTGTCCGAGCTGCCAAGGCGCACATAAGTGGTACCCGAGGCCTCTGCAGACAACAGAACCTCAATGGTtattgagtcatgatctcacattgacCTTAAAACTGCCAAGTGAGGCTTTCTGGGCCCTCTCCCTATCTAGTGTAAAACAGAGCCCAAACTGAACATCAAAACAATCTGTGTGCCCAAAGCAAGCGAGACAAATTAAGTAAGTCAAAATTGCTTCCCACGGCTGTCACAGGTTCAGGGAAGacaaacatttcattttccaagAAACTTAatttcagagggagaaggaatggcAACCTCAACTGTCATACTTAGGGGTGCTGTCACACAAGGAAAGCAGAGTGCATGAATTCCCTTTCACTTGAGAACAGAAAGTCACAGGGTACCATGCCATCCACAGACACGTGGAATACTAAGGGTCCCCTAAGCGATGATGCAGTTATACTTACTGCTATAGGAAGATATCTGCAATATAGTATTattcagttgaaaaaaaaaaagcaggttacACCTAGTATGCTACTGTTTATGAAAACTGTACATACACACCACCAAATATACCTATCCCATTAACATATCTACATCTACAAAATATTTACCCGTAATGGGGAACTtagcttttcttatttatatttctctgctttgtttgaatttttacaaTGAGaatgtacactttttttttaaagttctttatttatttaagtatcctctacacccactgtgggaTCGAACTCACGATCCCGAGATAAAGAAGTTgcacatttctccaaataaaccAGCCAGGTGCTACCCATGGAtactttttataaacattttttcattatacttttctaatactttttataatcatatttaagggaagaaaaagaaaaccttaagcttatgctttaaaattatgaaaaaaataagacatgctGAATCTATGCTTGTTAATCAGATGCTTGCACATTAAGACCAAGGAAGCTTAAAAGGAATGTGTTTAGATAAATAGAGAGTACTTCCTTGTAAAACTCATAAAAGGAGGAATCTAAGCTGAAAGGGTTTCAATGAATCAAACAATGATAACACGTCCACATCGGGGTGAGAGTAAGAAGAATTAGGGTGctgcattccagtttgagactgGGGGCTTCCGAAATGCTAGAGTCACAGATACTGTTCTAGGATTACCAGCTCACCCTCCTCTCTGAAGCCAGTAATTTTTTTAGCCAATAAGAATTTAGTAACTAAAAGTTCCCTTAGACTTTAATTTTTATGAGGCGTAGCTTTgcaaaatgtttacttaaaacatatataaaacagctacaaaatataaaacattagagTAAGGTACTGTAGCAGATAGACTTTGTGAGGTGGTAGCCATGGCCCCTGCCTCCTGATGTTCATATCCTTTTACAAGTTCTTCTCCTTGAGTGTGGGTGGGACTTGTGACCTGTTTCTAACCAGTAAAATAGGGCACAGGGATGCAGTGTGATTTTAAGATTCCATCTCGCTAGCAGACTTGCTTTTGAGCTTCTTTGTCCTTGGATGGCAGTAAGGAATGAAGCTACCATGAAGCGGCAACCCACATGATTGGAAACTGAAGGAAGTTTCTAGGGCCTGAGGCAGCCTTAGTCCTGCCAACAACCTACGTGAGCTCTGAAGCAGACCCTTCTCCAGGTGAGCCTCTGGTGAGATCTCAGCCCCAGCCAAATACAGACTGGAACCCAGTGAGCCCCTGAAGCAGAGAAGCCAGCCAAGCCAGGCCCAAACTCCCTGACCCACAGGAACTATGAGACAATAAAGGCAATAAGACACTACATTTGTAATCTGTGATACAGCATTGATAACTGACACgggtaataaataaaaagtaaagacttATCCCCATACCCAAACCTCTAGTAGCCAGTTAGTCGTTTCTGTTTTAATCATCCCACCACCTCAACCCCTACTCTCTAAAATGAGATATTATAGCTTCCACCCTAGCCTGCTCATCCCTGAGAGTTCTCATGAAAGGAACCTCTATGTCACCCAcggaaaataaagcaaagcaccTGCCCTCACCTCAGGGTCTTAGGTCGAACCATGTACACCTCAAGGCCACGAGTCCTCAGTGAAATGCATTAGTTCCTTCCCCCAACAgctcctttcctgcctccttgtTTGAGTCTTGGACACCATCCTTGTAACTCGGAGCAATCCTTCACTTCTTCACACCTTAGACATTCAGTCAGTCCCCCGCTCCCTGCTAGATCTACAAGTGTTTCTTAAATTGAGTCTCTCATCTTCATCCCTATCCCTACTTCTGCTTCAacaccctcctcctctttctcttctctcagatgAATGCAACTGCCCTAACAGAGGTCTCTCCCAGTACAACTGCCACCAGAAAACTCCATCCCTAGCACATGCAAATCAGACCATCAGGCCACATCACTCCCCTGCTGAAGAACTTTTAATGGCTCCTTACTGCCACTAGAATAAGAAGGCCCAAATATCTTAGCAAACCATAGAGAACTTCCTAGTCTGCCTTCACTTTTTCAGCATTTTTACCGCTCATCTATTCTGGCCAAACATGTCACCTCTTTCCTAGAAACTTCATTACTTCTTGCTCACTTTGTTGTCTGTTCCTTGAAGGTCCATCCCTACTTTTCTCcccaaagaaacttttttttttcatgctttttatttatttttgagagacagagagacagtgcgagcaggggagggtcagagagagagggagacacagaatccgaagacaggctccaggctctgagctgtcagcacaaagcccaacgatcatgacctgagctgaagtcggacgctcaaccaactgagccacccaggcgcccttccccaGAGAAACTTCTAATCATCATTCAGATCCTAGCAGTACTGTTAATCATCTCTGGGACGCTCTCTCGGAACACACAGTTAATGTCCCCCTCTTTTGTgctctaaaaatatttagaaaacagttCCATTATTCTATCACATTACACTATGACTACTTACATGTCAGTTCCCACCACTAGACTAAGAGATCCCTGGATGCTAgaacaaattttctttctttcttcttttttttttttttttaacatttatttatctttgagagagagagacaaagtgtgagcgggggagggacagagagagagggagacacagaatctgaagcaggctccaggctccgagctgtcagcacaaagtccaacccagggctcgaactcacgaaccatgagatcataacctgagctgatgtcagacgcttaaccaactgagccacccaggcgccccagaactaaCTCATATAGTCATCAATGCTACACACTGTGATGAATCAGAGGAATAATGTCAATAACCGCCGTTATCAAGATCTAGCAAGTGAGAGGGACCATACTAAGTGCTGAATACTTTATTCATGAGTTAACCGATCAGATATTTATGAGGCATCTACGAAGGATATAAATAACCCTTGAGCTTACTTTATCATATAGGGAAAACACAGCGAACACAGAAACAACTATTTAAATAGCAATTTTAGATATTGATgctaaaaagtcaataaaaatagcACAAAGCAGTAGAATGGCTGGGATGAATGAGGAATTACTGAACTCCAGAGGTTCAGGGAAAGTCTCTGAGATGGCATCTAAGATTTAACTGATAAGGAAGAAACAACCACACAGAAAGGATTGTTTcatagaattctttttaaaaaattttttaaatgtttatttagttttgagagagacagagcatgagcaggggaggggcagagagagagagagacacagaatctgaagcagctccaggctctgagctgtcagcacagagcctgatacaggactcaaacctatgaactgtgaaatcatgacctgagcggaagtcagatgcttaaccaactgagccactcagatgcccgtTTTATATACTTCTTACAATACTCCTTCTAAATTGAGTTtctattcacattttcaaaatgaggggctcagttggttaagtttcgaaatttggctcaggtcatgatcttgtagctcatgagttcgaggcccacgttgggctctgtgctgacaactcagagcctggagcctgcttcagagtctgtctccttctctttgtgcccctcctttgctcatgctcattctctctctttctcaaaaataaacaaacattaaaaaataaaaaggatgaggAAAATAAGCCTTAAGTGTGATGATCTGCTAAGGCCAAAAGCCAAGGCACAGTTGGGACTGCAACCCAGGCTGGCCTGAGTGGGGACCATGGCTTTGCACCACTGTActcctcagtctccctggtggtagGCCTCTGCGTGCTCGTCTCCCCAGCCTGGCAAGTCCCTCGTCCTCCTGCAACACCTCGCAGGTCACCTTCTCTGAGAGGCCTACCCTGTTAACCTCAAATGAAAAAGAgcttctcactcttcctctcgTGACACTTACAACCATGTCCTGGTGGATCACGTACACTAGTCCTTTGCTTGCATAGTATCCATCGAATATGCCCCCTGtatcccatcccccatccccttACCCTATATCAATCCTTGCTCTCAACATTTACAGGAAGAACAAGTAGATAAAGCTCAGTGGGTGTGGCTGGATGCCGGAAGGTCTTTCACATCTCGCCAGGGCTCTAGCACTGGAGTGGGATGCAGCCATGAGGGCTGTTTCTAAGCCAAAGGCTCAAGGAGAGCCAAGAAAATGAAGTAGAATAAGAGAGTCTTAATGAGAGAGCTGAATGCACACTAACCTGCTTTAAGCTGGCTTTTCATCAGCTGTGTCTGAGTTCCCTCCCCACAGTCAAAGAGCCAGCACTCGCCCTCACACCGAAGGACCAGAGCGGAGGCACCCCGGGTTGGGGATGGGTATGCCGCACCCGTACCCAGAAATGTCACATCCATAGACATCTTCCACCCTGCAATGAAAAGATTGCCCAAGGATTATTACACATCACTGCTCCATTTCACCAAAAACAGCGTATTGTGAGATTTACTGTTAATTTCATCTTTTCGTTATTCAGAAGAGGCTGGGTTCTTATTCTCTAACAGTTTTCCATAGAAATCCCAAGATTTGAATAACTCTTAGTGAGTTAAAACCACAAGTTACCAAACCTTGGATGactgctcacacacacaaaagcaaacaagTCAAAAAACTGCCAAGTCCAGTCAATCAAAAACTATAGTTGAATCCCAACTATATAatgttctggaaaaggtaaaactatgatGACAGTAAAAGACCAGTGTTTGAGAGTGCTCtggggggaaagaggaaaaaacgAATAGGTACAACACAGGGGGAAATGGGTATTTTCATGTTACTACTGGTGGTGTAAACTGCTTTTATATTTGGGAGTGTCATCGGGCAATATATATTATCAATAATGATGATGCttttaacaatacattttaaCCCAGCAACCCCATTTTGGGGAATCTACCCTACAGAAATAAAGGACCTATGTACAATGTTTCTGGTGGTACTGTTAAGGTGGCTAAAATTTGGACACAGTCTGAATATATTTCAACAGGGTAATGactgaatattttattgtacATTCCTACCATGCGCTATTTATTCCAGAGTTAGGTCAGCTCTGTAACTCGTCTTGGAGAGATGACAATGAGAAAAGTTGCAGATGGCGACAGCATGATCTCATTTTTATCACAGTGCCCCAAACCTCTGcatttatatgagagagaaagtCTATGTGGAAGGATACACAGCATATTGTTAATATTGGTTATCTCAGGGGTGATGAAAATGGTGATGGTGGAGAATGctcattatgttttcttctaaatctttGGATTGGTTTTCATTGCAATGAGCGCATCTGATGTCTTTATTTTCAATGTATACTTCATTTAacattgatgattttttaaaaaatgtgtcacaGGGCTGAACGTACTTTTCTACCTACACATCACCTAATCTTCCTTTCCATTTGGGGAGACAGTCGGCCCttccgcctccccccccccacatcgCACCCACAGACACATCTCTCCAATCCACGCACAGCTTTAGGTTATGCTACTGTCCCTGCCGTGTGTTACTCCACACTTCCACTTCCAAGGTCAAGCATTTCTCTGATTAGGTAATTTGCAGAGGCTTTCCTGTTGGATTGCAGTTTGCAGCAGAGATGGGAATAACACGTTGTagaaagttaaacattttaaaagctaataaaTGCAGAAGGAATACGAAAATATATTCACTCTGCAATCCCTAACAAATAATAGATCTAGGCCAGTGGTACAGAACTCCAGagcatattagaatcacctggagagcttttaaAGCCTATCAATAATTGGGTTCCATCCCAGaacaattaaaaaggaaattctgcaagTGAGCCATGTGTTttagtactaaaaaaaaaaaaatgtcttcccctgtgattctaatgtgcagtcaGGTTCGAGAATCACTTAGTGAAAGGCTAATGGAGAACTATAATGGATGGATTGGGCTGACCTGAATTCACTAGTCAATTagtccaacttaaaaaaaattttttttattttggaaaatttcaaacacatacaATAGTAGAGAGATTCGTATAATGCGTTACCATATAACCATCACCAAGCTTCAACAATTATCTCATGGCCAATCTTG
Encoded proteins:
- the ELAC1 gene encoding zinc phosphodiesterase ELAC protein 1 isoform X2; this translates as MVVDLSESVGSLVVGDLTRRWPLFVFGPRFFPSVKWRKAVCALLHHRVIAGLALPVWKLVLNPAAFKIVWEAFPTLSPQNHQVTVIPCRDEHHWPGASGWKMSMDVTFLGTGAAYPSPTRGASALVLRCEGECWLFDCGEGTQTQLMKSQLKAGRITKIFITHLHGDHFFGLPGLLCTISLQSGSVVTKQPIEIYGPAGLRDFIWRTMELSHTELVFPYVVHELVPTADQCPTEELKEFTHVDKTDSPPKEGQGRTILLDSEENSYLLVDDEQFVVKAFRLFHRIPSFGFSVVEKKRPGKLNAQKLKDLGVPPGPAYGKLKNGISVVLENGVTISPQDVLKKPIVGRKICILGDCSGIVGDGGVKLCFEADLLIHEATLDDAQMDKAKEHGHSTPQMAAAFAKLCQAKRLVLTHFSQRYKPVALAREGETDGIIELKKQAESVLDLQEVTLAEDFMVIGIPIKK
- the ELAC1 gene encoding zinc phosphodiesterase ELAC protein 1 isoform X1 translates to MPQKRWKMSMDVTFLGTGAAYPSPTRGASALVLRCEGECWLFDCGEGTQTQLMKSQLKAGRITKIFITHLHGDHFFGLPGLLCTISLQSGSVVTKQPIEIYGPAGLRDFIWRTMELSHTELVFPYVVHELVPTADQCPTEELKEFTHVDKTDSPPKEGQGRTILLDSEENSYLLVDDEQFVVKAFRLFHRIPSFGFSVVEKKRPGKLNAQKLKDLGVPPGPAYGKLKNGISVVLENGVTISPQDVLKKPIVGRKICILGDCSGIVGDGGVKLCFEADLLIHEATLDDAQMDKAKEHGHSTPQMAAAFAKLCQAKRLVLTHFSQRYKPVALAREGETDGIIELKKQAESVLDLQEVTLAEDFMVIGIPIKK